From Stegostoma tigrinum isolate sSteTig4 chromosome 4, sSteTig4.hap1, whole genome shotgun sequence, a single genomic window includes:
- the enpp5 gene encoding ectonucleotide pyrophosphatase/phosphodiesterase family member 5, translated as MIPHARQMCLCYIAIAFTLTEATSRELDQPKVLLVSFDGFRWDYIHRVPMPRFKYVMENGIRVNRVTNIFITKTYPNHYTLVTGLYAENHGIVANEMYDQDLNKTFSMDGMDTYDPVWWDEAYPLWVTNQLQGHKSGAAMWPGTDVQIHGMYPTHYMIYNISVSFEDRVNQLIDWFRGKEPVNFGLLYWEEPDQSGHEFGPDNAFMDKVIADIDLKLGHLVEQLQNAGLWNTINLVVTSDHGMTQCSRDRIIELDLYIDRDLYTWIDFTPVSAILPKEGKNNEIYDALVNAHPHMTVYKKEDIPDRFHYKHNKRIQPIIAVADEGWTINQNKTTRKFNLGNHGYDNTVKSMQPLLIAHGPAFKKNFTKETMDIVDLYPLICHLLGIDPMSNNGTLNNVQELLVNGKVITTESSAVDIVYQDEINTRGSYAWLGILLGSVLVVGFLIVFARQVTRRQMSGLNIHQREMSQPLLSSYIECI; from the exons ATGATACCTCACGCCAGGCAGATGTGTCTTTGCTAcattgcaattgccttcactctcACTGAAGCTACATCTCGTGAGCTGGACCAACCAAAAGTACTGCTGGTATCGTTTGATGGATTTCGATGGGATTACATCCATAGAGTTCCAATGCCACGCTTTAAGTATGTCATGGAAAATGGTATTCGTGTAAATCGAGTTACAAATATTTTCATCACAAAAACCTATCCAAACCACTATACCCTTGTCACTGGGTTATATGCAGAGAACCATGGGATTGTAGCAAATGAAATGTATGATCAGGATTTAAATAAAACCTTCTCTATGGATGGAATGGACACATATGATCCAGTCTGGTGGGATGAGGCATATCCACTTTGGGTTACAAACCAGCTTCAAGGCCACAAGAGTGGGGCTGCAATGTGGCCTGGTACTGATGTTCAAATACATGGGATGTATCCAACTCACTACATGATCTATAATATCTCTGTTTCTTTTGAGGATCGAGTGAATCAGTTGATTGACTGGTTCAGAGGAAAAGAACCTGTTAATTTTGGCCTGTTGTACTGGGAAGAACCTGATCAGTCAGGCCATGAGTTTGGGCCTGACAACGCTTTCATGGATAAAGTCATTGCAGATATTGATTTAAAGCTTGGTCACCTTGTAGAACAACTCCAGAATGCTGGACTCTGGAACACAATAAACTTAGTAGTCACAAGTGACCATGGGATGACTCAATGCTCGAGAGACAGGATCATTGAATTAGATCTATACATTGATCGTGATCTGTACACATGGATTGATTTTACACCAGTTTCTGCTATATTGCCCAAAGAAG GCAAAAACAATGAGATATATGATGCTTTAGTGAATGCTCATCCCCATATGACTGTATACAAGAAGGAGGATATTCCAGATCGCTTTCACTATAAGCACAATAAAAGAATTCAACCAATAATAGCTGTGGCAGATGAAGGGTGGACAATTaatcaaaataaaacaactaGAAAATTTAATT TGGGTAATCATGGATATGATAACACCGTAAAAAGTATGCAACCATTACTGATCGCTCATGGTCCTGCTTTCAAGAAGAACTTTACCAAGGAAACCATGGATATTGTTGACCTCTACCCACTAATCTGTCACCTATTGGGAATTGACCCAATGTCAAATAATGGCACCTTAAACAATGTTCAAGAATTATTAGTTAATGGAAAAGTGATCACAACTGAAAGTTCAGCTGTGGATATTGTATACCAGGATGAAATAAATACCAGGGGCTCATATGCTTGGCTAGGTATTCTACTTGGAAGTGTATTGGTTGTTGGTTTTCTTATAGTATTTGCACGGCAAGTTACAAGACGACAGATGTCTGGATTGAATATTCACCAACGTGAAATGTCTCAACCCTTGCTGTCAAGTtacattgagtgtatttaa